A region of Borrelia hermsii DAH DNA encodes the following proteins:
- a CDS encoding plasmid maintenance protein — protein sequence MRSTKKPTKKHQYKLIVLISTLNYMNLNLKKYTQSNILYYFNNNMKRNGQKLAKLKTLQKYLYKLEKELGVTINYYRHLGVNMGTEIHYDLKYSKKECHHIINKYFKEKKEERHKDRVNASLEKRCNKKGSVEKGECIYNIYNNKKEEKKDIKEIEKLQVKKYAKKCNFRSNAFFSILNLKLEKDVTIKVLKILKRTENFIEKTKHKKKINIKSQENKLASKQKELSRILDETKVILKNEGYNSKQLEIQIQKVYEQYKDKPHFIIENNKYNDLEKIIGKLKKTVERVKVTAKEDEKEIRNNLFSILLEQLRHKVDTSVLVPILKDYLNKQNKLEYNKVFNNHYYYEILELVESGGNYLKLGEPKKITS from the coding sequence ATGAGGAGCACAAAAAAGCCTACCAAAAAACATCAATATAAATTAATCGTTTTAATATCTACACTAAACTACATGAACTTAAATCTTAAAAAATACACCCAAAGCAACATACTTTATTACTTTAATAACAATATGAAAAGAAATGGCCAAAAACTTGCTAAGCTTAAAACACTTCAAAAATATCTTTATAAATTAGAAAAAGAATTAGGTGTCACAATTAATTATTACAGACATTTGGGTGTTAACATGGGAACTGAAATTCACTATGACCTTAAGTATTCTAAAAAAGAATGTCATCACATAATCAATAAATACTTCAAAGAAAAAAAAGAAGAGAGACACAAAGATCGTGTAAATGCTAGTCTTGAAAAAAGATGTAATAAAAAGGGGAGTGTAGAAAAGGGGGAGTGTATATATAATATATATAATAATAAAAAAGAAGAAAAGAAAGACATAAAAGAAATAGAAAAACTGCAAGTAAAAAAGTACGCTAAGAAATGCAATTTTAGATCAAATGCTTTCTTCTCTATTTTGAATTTAAAACTAGAAAAAGATGTTACAATTAAAGTGCTTAAGATACTTAAAAGGACAGAAAACTTCATCGAAAAAACTAAACACAAGAAAAAAATCAATATTAAGTCACAAGAAAACAAGCTTGCAAGTAAGCAAAAGGAATTAAGTAGAATACTGGATGAAACAAAAGTCATCTTAAAAAATGAAGGCTATAACAGTAAACAGTTGGAAATCCAAATACAAAAGGTATATGAGCAATATAAAGATAAACCACACTTTATCATAGAAAACAATAAGTACAATGACTTAGAAAAGATAATAGGGAAGCTTAAAAAGACGGTTGAACGTGTTAAAGTAACCGCAAAAGAAGATGAGAAAGAAATTAGGAATAACCTATTTAGCATACTTCTTGAACAATTAAGACATAAAGTAGACACATCAGTTTTAGTACCAATACTGAAAGATTATTTAAACAAACAGAACAAATTGGAGTATAACAAGGTATTTAATAATCATTATTACTACGAAATTTTAGAGTTAGTAGAGAGTGGTGGGAATTATTTAAAATTAGGAGAACCCAAAAAAATTACGAGTTAA
- a CDS encoding DUF226 domain-containing protein: MESVLERLKKKESEIKEKRDKPIFVKIESHNDRTLYHTKIMTDFYAFGINKKQNKFFILLRTLFNRKKAEFFNLFPAREDDKFLGIFYGYRKPIKNVVTRYEENGIMKASTFSKVYYIEFRFKKGSVFCYIVGISYLLRKDKTDTKYCKSLVENLANLEKEVYEFYGKKLSDGGRINKWIEKNLR; encoded by the coding sequence GTGGAGAGTGTATTAGAACGCCTCAAGAAAAAGGAATCAGAGATTAAAGAGAAAAGAGATAAACCCATCTTTGTTAAGATAGAAAGTCATAATGACAGGACATTATATCACACAAAAATTATGACAGATTTTTATGCATTTGGCATTAATAAAAAGCAAAATAAATTTTTTATTTTGCTTAGAACATTATTTAATAGAAAGAAAGCGGAATTTTTTAATCTATTTCCTGCAAGAGAAGATGATAAATTTTTAGGTATTTTTTACGGATATAGGAAACCAATCAAGAATGTTGTAACAAGATATGAGGAGAACGGGATTATGAAAGCATCTACCTTTTCAAAGGTTTACTACATAGAATTTAGGTTCAAGAAAGGTAGCGTGTTTTGCTATATTGTAGGAATTTCTTATTTACTTAGAAAGGATAAAACCGATACGAAATATTGCAAATCTTTAGTTGAGAATCTTGCAAACTTAGAAAAGGAAGTATATGAATTTTATGGT